Proteins encoded by one window of Streptomyces uncialis:
- a CDS encoding SMI1/KNR4 family protein: MDLRQLLWSVGNLTWPDSTELICGESAHPAGHVCVPVPEGTPLDDLVEQLANWYGEPLTEDSELPPSLPAVAPGGWRYAWPSGGRWVALGDAQATDPARLLLVVAHRPVPAPGGTSADEPWPDRLVTLTGWIPRAYEVDWASVESRLGNRLPSDYKRLVEVFGRGQFDGFFQILMPEEVISYAETNKKLGQDPWEPHPPFPASGGILTWAGNEHEQSFYWVTEDPDPDRWTVYVTDVGPDPGTRFDCTATEFLHRQLAGPRHPFSHPAAIRAHWFQACSSPDDLS, encoded by the coding sequence ATGGACCTACGACAACTGCTGTGGTCGGTGGGCAACCTCACGTGGCCGGACTCCACCGAGCTGATATGCGGCGAGTCGGCACATCCGGCAGGGCATGTGTGCGTACCCGTCCCGGAAGGGACACCGCTGGACGACCTCGTGGAGCAACTCGCCAACTGGTACGGGGAGCCGCTCACCGAGGACAGCGAGCTGCCGCCGTCGCTGCCTGCCGTCGCACCAGGCGGCTGGAGGTATGCCTGGCCGTCCGGTGGACGATGGGTCGCGCTGGGCGACGCCCAGGCCACCGACCCCGCCCGGCTCCTCCTGGTCGTCGCCCACCGGCCTGTACCGGCCCCCGGCGGGACGTCCGCCGACGAGCCCTGGCCGGACCGGCTGGTCACCCTCACCGGCTGGATCCCGAGGGCCTACGAGGTCGACTGGGCGTCGGTCGAGTCCCGGCTGGGAAACCGCCTGCCCAGCGACTACAAGCGTCTCGTCGAGGTCTTCGGCCGCGGCCAGTTCGACGGCTTCTTCCAGATCCTGATGCCCGAGGAGGTCATCTCGTACGCCGAGACCAACAAGAAGCTCGGCCAGGACCCCTGGGAGCCACACCCGCCCTTCCCTGCATCCGGCGGAATACTCACCTGGGCGGGCAACGAGCACGAGCAGTCGTTCTACTGGGTCACCGAAGACCCCGACCCCGACCGGTGGACCGTGTACGTCACGGATGTCGGCCCCGACCCCGGAACCCGGTTCGACTGCACCGCGACGGAGTTCCTCCACCGCCAGCTCGCCGGCCCACGCCACCCCTTCTCCCACCCGGCCGCCATCCGCGCCCACTGGTTCCAGGCATGCAGCTCCCCGGACGACCTTTCCTGA